A genomic window from Flavobacterium johnsoniae includes:
- a CDS encoding carbon-nitrogen hydrolase, which produces MPKRKYKISVIQLNLNDVAENNLKKCISWVRDAASQGAEVILLPELYSSHYFCQSEDVDNFALAEPLYSTSFVAFSELAKELGVVIIVPFFEKRMAGIYHNSAYIIDTDGTEAGLYRKMHIPDDPHFYEKFYFTPGDLGFQAIETKKGTVGTLICWDQWYPEAARITALKGAEVLFYPTAIGWHPKEKEQYGENQYGAWMNVMKGHAVANGVFVAAANRIGLEKYLEGTEGIQFWGASFIAGPQGEILAQASHDKEEILIAEVDLDLQENVRQNWPFFRDRRIDAFGDITKRAIDK; this is translated from the coding sequence ATGCCGAAAAGAAAATATAAAATATCAGTAATTCAGTTAAATCTGAATGATGTTGCTGAAAATAATCTTAAAAAATGTATCAGCTGGGTAAGAGATGCTGCAAGTCAAGGAGCAGAGGTAATCTTACTTCCTGAATTATATAGCAGTCATTATTTCTGCCAAAGTGAAGATGTAGATAATTTTGCATTAGCAGAACCATTGTACAGTACTTCATTTGTTGCTTTTAGCGAATTGGCAAAAGAATTAGGCGTTGTAATTATTGTTCCTTTCTTCGAGAAAAGAATGGCTGGAATTTACCACAATAGTGCTTATATTATTGATACAGATGGTACAGAAGCAGGTTTGTACCGTAAAATGCACATTCCAGACGATCCGCATTTCTATGAAAAGTTCTATTTCACTCCAGGAGATTTAGGTTTTCAAGCAATTGAAACTAAAAAAGGAACTGTAGGAACATTAATTTGCTGGGATCAATGGTATCCAGAAGCTGCGCGTATTACAGCTTTAAAAGGTGCTGAAGTTTTATTTTATCCAACAGCTATCGGATGGCATCCTAAAGAAAAAGAACAATATGGAGAAAACCAATATGGCGCTTGGATGAATGTTATGAAAGGCCACGCGGTTGCAAATGGTGTTTTCGTTGCTGCTGCAAACAGAATTGGTCTTGAAAAATATCTTGAAGGAACTGAAGGAATTCAATTCTGGGGAGCTTCTTTTATTGCAGGACCACAAGGTGAAATTTTAGCGCAAGCTTCACACGATAAAGAAGAAATCTTAATTGCTGAGGTTGATTTAGATCTTCAAGAAAATGTTCGTCAAAACTGGCCATTCTTTAGAGATAGAAGAATTGATGCTTTTGGAGATATTACAAAAAGAGCAATCGATAAATAA
- a CDS encoding OmpA family protein: MKKKLVSASLLLLSFAAGAQNMATTSTKPSVDQEYNKWSIELNGGVNKPTRTMTPGYATESANFFHGDLGVRYMFNPKFGLKLDVGYDQFKEKKNTPDFESRYVRASLQGVVNVGRALNFETWTNTFGLLAHGGFGVAQISTETGFGGQDYMAHGIAGLTGQLRLSNRVALTGDLTGIVNGRQNWNFDGMGNTTTGSFDGVLLNASVGLTFYLGKQTKHADWVGEEDRIGELEKRVDLIETGLIDSDKDGVADLYDLEPNSIAGVAVNTKGQSIDTNQNGVPDELESYLDKTYEKKGAGTNTNNTVEELINGGYVNVYFDFNSSKPTNASLSGVDFLVKYLKNNPGKSADIIGYADEIGNTNYNTELSRKRAEAVKKVAVNAGIDASRLNVIANGEDTSVNKNSKEARQIVRRVTFQVK, encoded by the coding sequence ATGAAAAAGAAATTAGTATCAGCCTCTTTATTATTACTATCCTTTGCCGCAGGTGCACAAAATATGGCTACCACATCTACAAAACCAAGTGTAGATCAAGAATACAACAAATGGTCTATTGAACTTAATGGCGGTGTTAACAAACCAACGAGAACTATGACTCCTGGTTACGCAACAGAATCTGCCAACTTCTTTCACGGAGATTTAGGTGTAAGATATATGTTTAATCCAAAATTTGGTTTGAAATTAGATGTTGGTTACGATCAATTTAAAGAGAAAAAGAATACTCCAGATTTTGAAAGCCGTTATGTAAGAGCAAGTTTACAAGGAGTTGTAAACGTTGGACGTGCTTTAAACTTTGAAACATGGACAAACACATTTGGTCTTTTGGCTCATGGTGGTTTTGGAGTTGCTCAAATTAGTACAGAAACTGGTTTTGGAGGTCAAGATTACATGGCTCACGGAATTGCTGGTTTAACAGGTCAACTTAGATTAAGCAATAGAGTAGCATTAACTGGAGACTTAACAGGAATTGTAAACGGAAGACAAAACTGGAACTTTGACGGAATGGGCAACACTACAACTGGTTCTTTTGATGGAGTTTTACTTAATGCTTCTGTCGGTTTAACTTTCTACTTAGGAAAACAAACAAAACATGCTGACTGGGTTGGTGAAGAAGACAGAATTGGAGAATTGGAAAAAAGAGTGGACTTAATCGAAACTGGTCTTATCGATTCAGACAAAGATGGAGTTGCTGATTTATACGATTTAGAACCAAATAGTATTGCTGGAGTTGCAGTAAATACAAAAGGGCAATCTATTGATACTAACCAAAATGGTGTTCCAGATGAGTTAGAAAGCTATTTAGATAAAACTTACGAAAAGAAAGGTGCTGGAACAAATACAAACAACACTGTTGAAGAATTAATTAACGGTGGTTATGTAAATGTTTATTTCGACTTTAATTCGTCTAAACCAACAAACGCTTCTTTATCTGGTGTTGATTTCTTAGTTAAATATTTGAAAAACAATCCAGGAAAATCTGCTGACATTATTGGTTACGCTGACGAAATCGGAAATACAAATTACAACACTGAATTGTCTAGAAAAAGAGCTGAAGCTGTGAAAAAAGTAGCTGTAAATGCAGGAATTGATGCTTCTAGGTTGAATGTAATTGCGAACGGAGAAGATACTTCTGTAAACAAAAATTCTAAAGAAGCACGTCAAATCGTGAGAAGAGTTACTTTCCAAGTAAAATAA
- a CDS encoding choice-of-anchor I family protein encodes MKKLSISLLAVLLILASCNNDENNNQPEVGANENPGTFKEIGSITIGGEAAAEISAYCEKTKRLFTVNNSGVNQIDVIDITDPTKPAKIGKIDLTTYAGAANSVSVFDGKLAVALESTANKQANGKVVIFNTSDYSLIKQVTVGALPDMVTFSPDGKFIMTANEGEPNTDYSQDPNGTISIIETSSYTVTTLDFSSFANQAAALAKDGFRISKFAKSFAQDIEPEYITISDDSKTAWVTLQENNGVAKVDLTSKTITAIYPLGLKDYNTAENAIDVSDLDDKIAFNPWKVKGLFMPDAISHFSANNVPYFVTANEGDAREYNAYTDIKRMKSVKLDATAFPDANLKLDANLGRLNLVTDMGDTDGDGDIDELVSFGARSFSIWNGNTGKIVYDSKNDLDKKAHELGLYDDKRSDDKGSEPEAVYVAKMGSQNILFVGLERADAFVTYDVTNPNSPQYLQTVKTGDAPEGLLFIPASKSPTKRSLLVVSSEGDGTVKIYQPDLK; translated from the coding sequence ATGAAAAAATTATCGATCTCATTATTAGCTGTACTTTTGATTTTGGCAAGCTGTAATAATGATGAAAACAACAACCAACCAGAAGTAGGTGCAAACGAAAACCCAGGAACTTTTAAAGAAATTGGGTCTATCACAATTGGTGGAGAAGCTGCCGCAGAAATCTCTGCTTATTGCGAAAAAACTAAAAGACTTTTTACAGTAAACAATAGCGGTGTAAACCAAATTGATGTTATTGATATTACTGATCCTACTAAACCAGCCAAAATTGGAAAAATTGATTTAACAACTTACGCAGGCGCTGCAAACAGTGTTTCTGTTTTTGATGGAAAACTAGCTGTGGCTTTAGAATCTACTGCAAATAAACAAGCTAACGGAAAAGTAGTTATTTTCAACACTTCAGATTATAGCTTAATCAAACAAGTTACAGTTGGCGCTTTGCCAGATATGGTTACTTTTTCTCCTGATGGAAAATTTATCATGACTGCTAACGAAGGAGAACCAAATACAGACTATTCGCAAGATCCTAACGGAACAATCTCTATCATCGAAACAAGCTCTTATACTGTTACAACTTTAGATTTTTCTTCTTTTGCAAACCAAGCTGCTGCTTTAGCTAAAGACGGATTTAGAATTTCTAAATTTGCTAAAAGTTTCGCTCAGGATATTGAACCAGAATACATTACAATTTCTGACGATTCAAAAACTGCTTGGGTTACTTTACAAGAAAACAATGGTGTTGCAAAAGTTGATTTGACTTCTAAAACTATCACTGCTATTTATCCTTTAGGTTTAAAAGATTACAATACTGCTGAAAATGCTATTGATGTAAGTGATCTTGACGATAAAATTGCTTTTAATCCTTGGAAAGTTAAAGGATTATTCATGCCAGATGCAATCAGTCATTTTTCTGCTAATAATGTACCTTATTTTGTTACTGCAAACGAAGGTGATGCAAGAGAATACAACGCTTACACAGATATTAAGAGAATGAAAAGCGTAAAACTTGATGCTACGGCTTTCCCTGATGCTAATTTAAAATTAGATGCTAATTTAGGAAGATTAAATCTTGTTACCGATATGGGCGATACTGACGGAGATGGAGATATAGACGAATTAGTAAGTTTTGGAGCAAGATCTTTCTCAATATGGAACGGTAATACTGGAAAAATTGTTTACGACAGTAAAAATGATCTTGATAAAAAAGCTCATGAATTAGGACTTTATGACGATAAAAGAAGTGATGACAAAGGTTCTGAGCCAGAAGCTGTTTATGTAGCAAAAATGGGTTCTCAAAACATTCTTTTTGTTGGTTTGGAAAGAGCTGATGCTTTTGTTACTTATGATGTAACAAATCCTAATTCTCCTCAATATTTACAAACCGTTAAAACAGGCGATGCTCCTGAAGGATTGCTTTTCATTCCAGCTTCAAAAAGCCCAACTAAAAGAAGTTTATTAGTTGTAAGCAGTGAAGGTGACGGAACTGTTAAAATTTATCAGCCAGATTTGAAATAA